A window of Macaca mulatta isolate MMU2019108-1 chromosome 7, T2T-MMU8v2.0, whole genome shotgun sequence genomic DNA:
GGACCAAGAACAGGAAGGTTAAGTATCTTCCTGCCACAACAGTGGAAACGTGGGAGAGATGAGGAACTTTCCCCCTGAGGTAGGATCCTCCCTGCTTGACTTCCTTGTGCCGGACACCTCCTTTCTAGGTCACTTCATGGGCAAGAAGAGTCTGGAGCCTCCCAGCCCATCCCCATTGGGGACAGCTCCCCACACCTCCCTGAGGGACCAGAGACTGCAGCTGAGTCATGATCTGCTCAGGATCCTCCTGCTAAAGAAGGCTCTGGGCGTGAGCCTCAGCCACCCCGCACCCCACATCTAGGTGAGCCAGCCCCCCACTCCAGTGTCAGGAGGGCCCAGCTGGGGCCATCCCTGGATCCTGCATGGGAGGAATTACCACCCAGTACTGTATTAGGGTGTGACTGTCTGACCAGGACATTATGGGTGTGGACCCCAGAAAGCCAGGGTTCCAGGCTTTTCCCTCTTGAGGCAGAGCTCAAAGGAGGAACAGTCCAAAGAAAGTAAGCTGACCTTCCTGGCAGACCCCATGGGGCAAGAAGTAGGGAAAGAAGTTCCCCTGACTCATCACCCAGTCTAAAGTAACGGACTGGGATCATCAGCCTTTTGGAGAAGGACCTTTCTCCCTCAGTCCACACAGTCTTGTCCCACCGGTGCTGTTCCCCGCTGCATTAGTCAAGTCCACCTTTGCCGTGCCCTGTGTGTGCTTGTGGCCGAACTGGGaccctgaggcccagagagagaaagagaagtcagTAGCCAAGACAGAGTCTGGACCTTGTTCACCTTGACCAGAGCTCTTCCCATTCTCTCATCTGCCTCAGTATCCAGTGGCAGGGTTTAGCAACTTCAGTGCGTTTGACATTCTAGGCTGGATCATTCTTTCTTGTGAGGGCTGACCTGTGCATCATGGGATGTTTAGTGGCATCCCTGGtatctacccactagatgccagtagcaccttcCCCCCCCCATCAAGTTGTGACAACTGAAAAGACTTCCAGACATCACCAGATGTCTGCTGGGGGAGAGGGCCCCAAATCATTATTGGTTGTCAATCACTGATCTATGGGATTCAAGGCTCCAAAGCTGAAGAGCCAAACCAGCCTTAAGGTCTAGCGCAGCTGAGTGGCAACTCCTCCATTCCCTGCTCCTGGTGCTGTCCTTACTGCATACCACCCTCCCTGGCCCTGCTGCTGTGTGCAGAAGGCAGTGTGATGTGGTAGAATGTGGGTTCTGACTACAACGTGCTGGGCTCATAACCTAGCTACTTCGTAGCTCTGTGACCTTATAAATGCCCCTTAACTTCTCTAAAGCCTCATATTCCTCACccacaaaatgaagataataataaggCCCATCTCCCATTAAATGAGACCATTTATGTCAAATGCTCAGCACGGTGCCTGGCTCATAGGCAGCCCTTAGTAAATAGGAGCTCTTACCAGTCTGTGAGCTCCCTGGCAGCACCTGTTGTGGACTTGCCTTCATATCCCCCACTGTGCctacaatatagtgtgtgcattTTGAAGGGAGAGGCATTCCCTAGAAAAGGTCCAACCCAGCCTCAACTGACATCCCTGACTTCCTGAGGCATAGAACCAGCAGCCCCTAAGGACCTCAGATGTAAGGCCTAGGAGCTTGGGCTGGCTGAGTCTGAAGGGAAACAATACCACCTCTAGTGCCCTTGGTTTTGAAGCTTGGACACATGCAGACCAACTAGAGAATCTCAGAAGCAGCAGTGCCTGGGTCTGGGGCTTCAGAGTGAGGTCTGGGGCAgagttggggtgggggagtgaggaCACTGACACTAGCCCAGCAGCAGGCACTGTACTTGAATTTACTTCCATGATCTCCTTTGACTGTCATGACAACCCTGGGTGGTTGGGGCTGTGTTCTGAGAAAACTATTGCCCCTGACCCCTCCAAGGCAATTCAGGGTGCTCTGCCTCAGCTGACAGCCTGCCGGTGCCCACCTCTGCAGACATCTGGCACTTAGGAATGGCAGGATGCCCCTATCATTATCAGGAGCCCCTCCCTGACTCAATTCTTCTGTATGTTTCTCTTCAGTACAGGAGGCTGCTGGTACAAATACTGCAGAAATGATACCAATAATGGGACAGACACAACAGCGTGGCTTAGATTGTGCCCACTCAGGGAAGGTGCTGAATGGGACCCTGGTGATGGCCCCATCTGGATGTAAATCCCGAGCCCAATATCTGTTACTCCATTACTGTGATTTCTGGTTGGGTCACCAGAAATATCGCTGATGCAGACACAGATTATGTTCCTGCTGTATTTCCTGCTTCCATGTTGAATTTGTGAATAAAACCTTGCTCTTTACATACAATGCCTGGTCCTCTCCTTCTACCCATCTTTTAGGGGCTAGGAGGGAATGGGGGCTGGCAGAGTGTTCAGTGAGACGGGGTTGGCTCCAAAAAGTCCACAATACTCCATGCCATGGCACCAGCCTGCCACTGACTCTGGACTCCTACTCGTCCACTCATTCAGCAAGCAAATAACGCCTGTTGTATGCCAGGTTTCGTGCCAGGCGCCGGGTTCTACTCTCACCTCTGCCACCCACTGCCGCAGGCAAGTGTCACTAGTTTCTTTGCTAGTAAAAGGGGGCTGCAGACACTACACTGCCGGGCTTGACTCAATCTTCCCGCCGGGCTTGCAGCGGAGCGCTGAGTTGGGATCCAGACCCTGCCGGCCGCCTTCTGTCTTCTCTGGCCGTCAGTAGGGTTGCCAGcgttagcaaataaaaatactggacacccagttaaattcgaatttcagataaacattaattttatCTAATAAAATGTACCAAATATTGCATGAACATACTCgtaggaaaaaaattattcaccGTTTTTCTGAAATTCGAATTTAACCGGGCGGTCCTGTATTATTTCTGGCCTTGGAGCACTGATTGCCCCTCTCTTGGGCTGCAAACACCCGGCCCTAAAACGGGCGATCATTTGGTCCTCAAGGCCTGCTCGGAGCTGACAGCCGGGAAGTCCCGATTTCAGGTCACTTTCCGGTAGCTTTCGCAAAGAAAACCCGTAACCCACCCAGGCTGGGGCGCAGCTCTGCCTCTTGACCCCGCCCTTAACGGGAGGCCCTGCCCACATGTCGCGAGAGCCGCGCGGCCCCGAAGGCTCTGAGGCGGAAGTGAGACACCGGAAGCGGCCGTTGCCATGGATCCTGAAGATGACTGGCTGGTGGAATCCTTGCGCTTGTAAATCATGCGGGGTTGGGAGACGGGAGCTGGGCCCGAATCTGGCCTGGCGGGCGGATGGGTGCAGGTGGAGGCACGTTGCAGATCCTGGTGCACAGTGGGCCAGCTGTGGCCTCGGGGCTCGCGGCGGCGGAGGACTCCGCCTGGGCCTAGGCCCCCATCTTTAGGAAATGGCTCTTTCCTGCGTGCGCGTGTTGTGAGATTACTAGTGAGAGCCTGGCTTGTGAAGAAGCAGTGCCCAGTTAGTTTGCGCCATCCTCTGAGTTCAGCTCAGAACACAAATGACCTAATTGATTCTCATGTCAACCTTGGGAGTTCAGTTCTGAGTTCAGCTCAGAACACAGATGACCTCATTGATTCCTCATGTCAACCTTGGGAAATCTGGGTACCCTGGGAGGTCCACACATGAGGACAGAGGCTCAGGGACATCAACAGACTGGCCTGGTCCCAGAAACAGGGAGTAAAATGCGAAGCAAACTCGGTCCCACGTCTTCCTGACTCCAGAGCTTGGGCCACTGAACCATGCGGCTGCCATCTTGGAGTTATCTGAGCTGTGAAGTGCTGTGCATCGTGTGATTTTATGTCCCTTTTGTGCAGGTACCAGGATTTCTATGCATTCGACCTCTCAGGAGCCACTCGAGTCCTTGAATGGATTGATGACAAAGGTGGTATACCTTCTTGGCCCTGAAGGAGAGGGAATTTCACTCCTGAGCTGGGTTTCAGGAGCTAAGCCTAGAGGGACCCAACCCACTCTTCTGGGCACCTGAGAGTCACTTGTAGCAATTTGATGCCCCATCAGCACTAATATTCCTTTTATTAAGATCTTTGAccgggagcagtggttcacgcctgtaatcccagcattttgggaggccgaggtgggcagatcacctgaggtcaggagatcgagaccagtctggccaacatggtgaaactccgtctctactaaaaatacaaaaattagctgggcgaggctGCACCATCAGCctctcctggggaggctgaggcaggagaatcacttgaacccaggaggtggaggttgcagtgagccaagatcatgacactgcattccagtgtggcttacagtgagactgtctaaaaaaaaaaaaaaaaaacttcaggctgggcacttcgggaggctgaggcagcgggcagactgcttgattccaggagtttgagaccaacctgagcaaggaaaccctgtctctacaaaaattacaaaaattagccgagcatggtggcccacgcctataatttcagctactccgaaggctgtgatgggaggatcacttgagcctgggaggttgaggctgcagtgagctgtgatcagaccactgcactccagcctggctgacccggcgagaccttgtctgaaaaaaaaagaaaaccagatacTCAATTCCTCCATACAAGGCTGCACACTGAAGGAATTTATCCTTACTTTGGGGGATTGGGTGGAGTTTATAGACCTATCCATGGTCTGCAATCTTTCTAACAATTTGTCACAGCTACCTCTGCTTCTTTTTCCAGGAGTCTTTGTTGCTGGCTATGAAAGcctgaaaaagaatgaaattcttcATCTGAAATTACCACTCAGACTTTCTGTAAAGGAAAACAAGGTAACTTGAAATATAAATGCTGAGTATGtcgacatttatttatttattaaatatttgtggtGCTCCTGTTATCTACCATGTATTGTCCTGGATACTGGAAAGACAGCAAGCGCTAGGCCTGCCCTTTTAGTCTAATAGAGGGAGGCAGATATGCACAGAGATCAATGCTGTAGAATGTCTCGTGGTTTACAGAGGGCTATCAGAGGAAGAGGTGGGTTATACTTTATCAGAAATAGATTTAGGGAGTGATTAAGGATATAGAGGGCAGTTGAAATGCTCAGAGTGGTTCAAGTCACCTAGTGAATGTGTGGTATGTAAGGAGTGAGGAGAATATAGTGAGGACAGAAACTCAGGGAACACATTTAAAGGATGAGTACAGGAAGATGAACCCCCAAAGAATACTAAGAAAGAATAGCCTCTGAGGTAGGGGAATCTCAGGAAAGGTCAATGTTTCTGAAGCCAAGAGAAGAGAACTTCTCAAGAAGAAAAGAGTTAGTAGCTGTCTAGAATTCCAATAAAATCATTCAGATGAGGAattgaaggccaggcacagtggctcacgcctgtaatcccagcactttgggaggccgaagttgggcggatcacaaggtcaggagttcgggaccaccctgaccaacatggtgaaaccccatctctactaaaaatacaaaaattagccaggtgtggtggcctgcgcctgtaatcacagctactcaggaggctgaggcaggagaatcgcttgaacctgggaggtggaggttgtagtgagctgagatcgtgccattgcactccagcctgggcagcagagcaagactctatctcaaaaacaaaacaaaacaaaaatcattcaGATGAGGAATTGAAGAGTTCATTCATAAGACTGGCAATTGGGAAGCTCTTGGTGACCTCTGCTACAGGATTTTTGCTGGTGGTGGTTAGGCCCAAAGACTAAAAATGAAGAGGAAGCAGAGTCAGGAAATGTAGGGAGGGAAGAAGCTAAAGCAGCAACTAGTTGGAAACACAGATCTGAGGGAAGGTTTCCTAAACACAGAGGCTTGAGCAGAGTTACAAGTTGTGGGAAAGTAACCCTCGAAGAGGGAGAGGGTGAAAATGAGGGAATATCACAGGGAACATGCTCCTGCTTCCAGGAATAGAAGATGAGGATAGATCAGGAGTCCAGGGGATGCTATTAGTCATCAGAGGACAAGGGAGGAGTGAGGCATACAGGCAGATGACCTTGTAGGGCCACGTAGGGGCAGGAATTGGAGTGTTTGCTCCTGAATTCCTTTTTGTGTGAGACaagggcttgctctgtcacccaggctggagtgcagtggtgcgatcctggctcactacagcctcaacctcccatgctcaagtgatcctcccgcctcagcctcccgagtagctgggactacaggcatgcaccaccatgcttggcgaattgttaattttttttgtagagatgaggtctcgcaatgttggccaggctggtctcgaacacctggcttcaagtgatccacctgcctcggcctcccaaagtgctgggattactggcatgagccatcactcctggccccacatttctttttttttttttttttttgagacaggatctcactctgtcacctaggctgtagtgcagtggcgtgatctcagctcactgcaacgtctgcctcctgggctcaagccatcctcccacttcaggatcccaagtagttgggaccacaggcatgtgccaccacaccaggttagcttttgtattttttggtagagacagaatcttgccaggttacccaggctggtctcgaactcctgagctcaagcaatcctcctgcctcccaaagtgctgggattgcaggtgtgaaccactgcacctggccttttttgttttgttttgtttttaaattatttaatgaaataagaaacaatccgagcgtggtggctcatgcctgtaatcccagcactttgggagcaggagactgaggtgggcagatcacttgaggccagaagttcaagaccagcctggccaacatggtgaaacgccatctctattaaaaataaaaaaaattcggccaggcacatggctcacgcctgtaatcccaacagtttgggaggctgaggcgggcggatcatgaggtcaggagtttgagaccagcctggccaatgtggtgaaaccccatctctactaataatacaaaaattagctgggtgtggtagcatgcctgtagtcccagctacgcgggaggctgaggcagaagaatcgcttgaacccgggaggtggaggttgcagtgagccaagatcacaccactgcatccagcctgggtgacagagcaagactctgtctcaaaaaaaaaaaaagaaaaaaaaaaattagctgggtgtggtggtatatgcctttaatcccagctactcaagggtggctgaggcaccagagaatcccttaaacccaggaggcagaggttgcagtaacctgagatggcgtcactgcactccagcctaggtaacagagtgacactctgtctcacaaaaataagtaaataaatttatcttAGGGCATCACCATGGTATGAAGTTGGGTCGAATTGTTTAGAATAGAAGAGGCCGAGAGGCTAGACAAGGACATAGAAAAACACTGCTTAGCCTGGGAGAGGCTAGATCCCATGCAGATGTGGCCCAGTTTTTATCATAGCCTGAGGACCACCCTACCAGGGCCATTAGGAGTGCTGGCTAAAATGCATATTCCTAGCATACTTCCCAAACATACTGAATTAGAATCTCAAGAGAGAAAGCTCAGGAAAAATGCCAAGTTTGTAGattgacatggtggctcacgcctataatcccagcactttttgaagCTGAGGCGGCAGACTGCTTGAtaccaggagttcaagtccagcctggacaacatggcaagtcTGTCtcttcacaaaatttaaaaagttaaaaaagaccaggcatggtgggtcatgcctgtaatctcagcactttgggaggctgaggcaggcggatcacctaaggttgggagctcaagaccagcctgggcaacttggcgaaaacccatctctactaaaaatacaaaaattaaatgggtgtggtggtgcacacctgtagtcccagctactcaggaggctgaggcaggagaatagcttaaactggggagacggaggttgcagtgagctgagatcacgccactgccctccagcctggggtacagagtgacactctctgtctcaaaaaaaaggtttaaaaaaaaaaaaagccaaatttgTACTCATAAAACCCAGAGGCTACAGAAGCTATCATCTTCCCCATCTCCAGTCAGGCTCACTTCTCACAGCGAGGCTCAGTCTGGGTGAACCCCTGACTCAAGCCTGACTGGAGATGGGGAAGATGATAGCTTCTGTAGCCTCTGGGTTTTATGAGTAcaaatttggcttttttttttttttaaacttttttttgagacagagagtgtcactctgtaccccaggctggagggcagtggcgtgatctcagctcactgcaacctccgtctccccagtttaagctattctcctgcctcagcctcctgagtagctgggactacaggtgtgcaccaccacacccatttaatttttgtatttttagtagagatgggttttcgccaagttgcccaggctggtcttgagctcccaaccttaggtgatccgcctgcctcagcctcccaaagtgctgagattacaggcatgacccaccatgcctggtcttttttaactttttaaattttgtgaagaGACAgacttgccatgttgtccaggctggacttgaactcctggtaTCAAGCAGTCTGCCGCCTCAGcttcaaaaagtgctgggattataggcgtgagccaccatgtcaatCTACAAACTTGGCATTTTTCCTGAGGTATTAAGTTGTGAATTTGAACCAAAGTCTCTCTAGCCCAAGTCCATACTGTTGGCCACTAGCCTCTACTATCTCCATGTAAGGAACGAGAAGCAAGGGAAAAGGAGGTGGCCTGCTCACCACCAGGTTTGCCTTGTTTCTTCTATGGCCACCTCCTTTTCCCTTGCCTCTCGTTCCTTACATGGAGATAGTAGAGGCTAGTGGCCAACAGTATGGACTTGGGCTAGAGAGACTTTGGTTCAAATTCACAACTTAATACCTGCATGACCTTAGAAAAGTGGCTGAAGCTCCTTGTGCCTTAATTGTGTCATTTGTACAATAGGGATAATTATAGTACCTGTATCATAGGaggttgtaagaattaaatgtgaTAAAGCCCTAAACACTGCGCCTGACACAGTGAACACTGATAAGTTGtcattgttaatttttattgttagagGAATCCACCTGGTTTCCAGCAGGAGAatggagggagaaatggggatGTGTCCACTGCTTTCTTTGATGAAGCTGTTAAGCTTCTCTGGCTTCTCTAGGAAGGCCTGGAGTATAATGCTTGTGCTGTAGTAAAAGGGGCTAGTGAAAGGCTAGAAGGGTTTTGGATGTgcaaaggaaaaaggaagctGTATGTGTAGGCAGCTGAGACCAACATTGCCAAATACCAGCACACCAACGCCCTGTCACCAGCTGAGTGGCTTCCATGGCCTCCTGCCAGGCTGGGACCTGACTCCTCACTTAAGAGTTCCTCTGAAATGTTCATTTGAAGAACTGGCTCTGATTGGCTACTCCTTTGTATTGTAGGGCTTATTCCCAGAAAGAGATTTCAAAGTGCGCCATGGAGGATTTTCAGACAGGTCTATCTTTGATCTAAAGCACGTGCCACATACCAGGTATGGTCAATTCTGTGATCCAGACCATCCACGCAGGATGGGATGCCTGAGGGGTATTCTGCCTCCTCGTCTCCATTCCCACCCCCTCAGCACACGGGCACATGTGAGTACACAAGTGCGTGCACACAGATACGCCCAGATTTAGAATACAAAGAAACCACTGCTGTGGCTTCATAGCCCCCCAGAACCCTTTGACTATTTTAAGAAATAGGTCTACCGGAGTTGCTCCAGGGAATAGAAACGGGACAGAAGGATGCTCTTCTGTTGCTCTTGGGTGATAATTGCTTAGTTGGGAGAGGCTAAGAGTCTCTGGGTCAGGTTGTGTTTGGCCCCATACTGGTGTCCTCTCTAGGTTACCATCATGACACATGGAAGCTTAGGCTCAGTCTCCCTAAAGTGGACTGAGCCTGCCTCTTATCTGTGAAGTGAGGGTGGTTGGCCTTGATGATCTTGCAGTAAGATTT
This region includes:
- the NMB gene encoding neuromedin-B isoform X1, with the translated sequence MARRVGGARLLSSLLLFALLAADVAPLSWDLPEPRNRAGKIRVHPRGNLWATGHFMGKKSLEPPSPSPLGTAPHTSLRDQRLQLSHDLLRILLLKKALGVSLSHPAPHI